In Myxococcus guangdongensis, the following proteins share a genomic window:
- a CDS encoding HAD family hydrolase: MRKKGGQYADKRWMNKPRAFGKYGPVRPKALFFDVDDTLIDRGGAFTRYFEHFMARFPDVFPAHRRADDLATLRMLDERGGRDRQAFFQDLLERFPVGLSEKGLRAEFHVGLARQVTSDPELVAWLAARAGRQPVVVVSNGAAGTQRMKLLHAGLYHCVPQGFFSSEVGVEKPDPAIFQAALKHVNRAPTEVLHVGDDPVRDIVGARQLGITTCWVSHGREWPASLPPPDFTVERVSTAVQDLERVLSTWT; this comes from the coding sequence ATGCGAAAGAAGGGCGGGCAGTACGCGGACAAGCGCTGGATGAACAAGCCCCGGGCCTTCGGGAAGTATGGCCCGGTGCGTCCGAAGGCGCTCTTCTTCGACGTCGACGACACGCTGATAGACCGGGGCGGCGCCTTCACGCGCTACTTCGAGCACTTCATGGCCCGCTTCCCGGACGTCTTCCCCGCGCACCGTCGCGCCGACGACCTGGCCACCTTGCGCATGCTCGACGAGCGGGGCGGGCGCGACCGGCAGGCGTTCTTCCAGGACCTGCTCGAGCGCTTCCCGGTGGGGCTCTCCGAGAAGGGCCTGCGCGCGGAGTTCCACGTGGGGCTGGCGCGGCAGGTGACGTCGGACCCGGAGCTGGTGGCGTGGCTCGCCGCGCGGGCCGGCCGTCAGCCCGTGGTGGTGGTGTCCAATGGCGCCGCGGGCACACAGCGCATGAAGCTGCTCCACGCCGGGCTCTACCACTGCGTGCCACAGGGGTTCTTCTCCAGCGAGGTGGGCGTGGAGAAGCCCGACCCGGCCATCTTCCAGGCGGCGCTGAAGCACGTGAACCGGGCACCCACGGAGGTGCTCCACGTGGGGGACGACCCGGTGCGCGACATCGTCGGCGCCAGGCAGCTGGGCATCACCACGTGCTGGGTGTCGCACGGACGCGAGTGGCCCGCGTCCCTGCCTCCGCCCGACTTCACCGTGGAGCGTGTCTCCACGGCCGTGCAGGACCTCGAGCGGGTGCTCTCGACATGGACATGA
- a CDS encoding LOG family protein yields the protein MIELETPEAFERHLREGHSLANVVIQGLDLRRYTPELSTAPLAGTVFLGCELEKDALQAALAHGALVFPPISGVPYQPYRGTLYTPEELYAGFDLTRPETYEDTLDARIYRHWESHGRGTPPTLLETLAQRLHDHAVTNAMEGLLLREGPARKVVAIMGGHSMKRGMPDYREVATLSRELTRAGFFLVSGGGPGAMEATHVGAWFATRTEAALDAALAILAKAPSYTDREWLARAFEVRGAFPLGPKDVFACSSLGIPTWHYGHEPPNPFATHIAKYFANSVREDGLLTIAKGGIVYAPGSAGTIQEVFQDACQNHYNSVGVISPMIFLGREFWTRTRPVYPLLAQLAQGHEYARHLLLTDSREEVVEALRAYDRSSNVAS from the coding sequence GTGATCGAGCTAGAGACTCCCGAGGCCTTCGAGCGGCACCTTCGCGAGGGACACAGCCTCGCCAACGTCGTCATCCAGGGGTTGGACCTGAGGCGCTACACGCCCGAGCTGAGCACGGCGCCGCTGGCGGGCACGGTGTTCCTGGGCTGCGAGCTGGAGAAGGACGCGCTCCAGGCGGCGCTCGCCCATGGCGCGCTCGTCTTCCCGCCCATCTCTGGAGTGCCCTATCAGCCGTACCGGGGCACCCTCTACACCCCCGAGGAGCTGTACGCGGGGTTCGACCTGACGCGCCCGGAGACGTACGAGGACACGCTCGACGCGCGCATCTACCGGCACTGGGAATCGCACGGCCGGGGCACTCCGCCGACGCTGCTGGAGACGCTCGCGCAGCGCCTGCATGACCACGCGGTCACGAACGCGATGGAGGGCCTGCTCCTCAGGGAGGGGCCGGCGCGGAAGGTGGTGGCCATCATGGGCGGACACTCGATGAAGCGCGGCATGCCTGACTATCGCGAGGTGGCCACGCTGTCCCGGGAGCTGACGCGCGCGGGCTTCTTTCTGGTGAGCGGCGGCGGCCCCGGCGCGATGGAGGCCACGCACGTGGGCGCCTGGTTCGCCACGCGCACGGAGGCGGCGCTCGACGCGGCGCTCGCGATTCTCGCCAAGGCCCCCAGCTATACGGACCGCGAGTGGCTGGCGCGGGCCTTCGAGGTGCGAGGCGCGTTCCCGCTCGGGCCCAAGGACGTCTTCGCCTGCTCCAGCCTGGGCATCCCCACGTGGCACTACGGCCACGAGCCGCCCAACCCCTTCGCCACGCACATCGCCAAGTACTTCGCCAACAGCGTGCGCGAGGACGGCCTGCTCACCATCGCGAAGGGTGGCATCGTGTACGCGCCCGGCAGCGCCGGCACCATCCAGGAGGTCTTCCAGGATGCCTGCCAGAACCACTACAACAGCGTGGGCGTCATCAGCCCGATGATCTTCCTGGGCCGCGAGTTCTGGACGCGCACGCGTCCGGTGTACCCGCTGCTGGCGCAGCTCGCGCAGGGGCACGAGTACGCGCGACACCTGTTGCTCACGGACTCGCGCGAGGAGGTCGTCGAGGCGCTGCGGGCGTACGACCGCTCGTCGAACGTCGCCAGCTGA
- a CDS encoding STM4013/SEN3800 family hydrolase, with product MDMNQVVGSHDLLLLTLDTLRHDVATQLAASGRIPNLAALLPGGQWEERHSPASFTYAAHHAFFAGFLPTPARPGRHPRLFSMRFEGSETTGQGTCVLDAPDLVTGLSGRGYHTVCIGGVGFFNKLNPLGNVLPGLFAESHWAPELGVREPRSTEHQVALAVRRLDALSRQQRIFLFINISALHQPNRHYLPGASEDSRETHAAALEYVDSQLPPLFAALRRRGTAFCIVCSDHGTAYGEDGYNGHRVGHPVVWTVPYAEFILP from the coding sequence ATGGACATGAATCAGGTGGTCGGCTCGCACGACCTGCTCTTGCTCACGCTGGACACCCTGCGCCACGACGTGGCCACCCAGCTGGCCGCCTCGGGGCGCATCCCGAACCTGGCCGCGCTGCTGCCCGGAGGACAGTGGGAGGAGCGGCACTCGCCCGCGAGCTTCACCTACGCGGCGCACCACGCCTTCTTCGCCGGCTTCCTGCCCACGCCCGCGCGTCCGGGGCGCCACCCGCGACTGTTCTCCATGCGCTTCGAGGGCAGCGAGACGACGGGGCAGGGCACCTGCGTGCTCGACGCGCCGGACCTGGTGACGGGGCTCTCCGGACGCGGCTACCACACGGTGTGCATCGGCGGCGTGGGCTTCTTCAACAAGCTCAACCCGCTGGGCAACGTGCTGCCGGGCCTGTTCGCGGAGAGCCACTGGGCGCCGGAGCTGGGGGTGCGCGAGCCCCGCTCGACCGAGCACCAGGTGGCCCTGGCGGTCCGTCGCCTGGACGCCCTCTCGAGGCAACAGCGAATCTTCCTGTTCATCAACATCTCCGCGCTCCACCAGCCCAACCGTCATTACCTGCCGGGCGCGAGCGAGGACTCCCGGGAGACCCACGCGGCAGCCCTGGAATACGTGGACAGTCAGCTCCCACCCCTGTTCGCCGCGTTGCGGCGGCGGGGGACGGCTTTCTGCATTGTGTGTTCGGACCACGGCACGGCGTACGGCGAGGACGGTTATAACGGTCACCGCGTGGGTCACCCCGTCGTCTGGACGGTGCCCTACGCGGAGTTCATCCTGCCGTGA
- a CDS encoding L,D-transpeptidase family protein, protein MPRFVLRHGWLLSCLVVALVGPRALAEAPDVFEAWLRPAHALADGFEAWTDLGGTKPGAQARALARGRVVEAAGESVTLEHLYHENHELLRVRAVYSGLTSVTLRPGDGVSRGRELGRVGPKASVVLHTDRKLSPAEARRFTRERARLPQPLDEPVLVLISHAQNQLRLYARGVEQARVEVGFGQGEGPKQERGDNRTPVGMYFIVQTVRGNITGPYSAYYGGHWLRVNYPNPWDASRGVKHGWLTEKAREKIARAWTAREATDASTRLGSGIGFHGWSGEWSLEESGGRLSWGCVVFHPGDITTLYERMPKGTMVVLF, encoded by the coding sequence GTGCCTCGATTCGTGCTCCGTCATGGCTGGCTCCTGTCGTGCCTCGTGGTGGCCCTGGTCGGCCCGCGCGCCCTCGCCGAGGCTCCGGATGTCTTCGAGGCCTGGCTGCGTCCGGCCCACGCTCTCGCGGACGGGTTCGAGGCGTGGACGGACCTGGGCGGCACGAAGCCGGGCGCCCAGGCGCGTGCCCTGGCGCGAGGCCGCGTGGTGGAGGCCGCGGGCGAAAGTGTCACCCTGGAACATCTGTATCACGAGAACCATGAGCTCCTGCGCGTGCGCGCCGTGTACTCGGGGCTGACGTCGGTGACACTGCGTCCCGGAGACGGGGTGTCACGCGGGCGGGAACTCGGACGCGTCGGACCGAAGGCCTCGGTGGTGTTGCACACGGACCGGAAGCTGTCTCCGGCGGAGGCCCGGCGCTTCACGCGCGAGCGGGCGCGCCTGCCGCAGCCCTTGGACGAGCCCGTGCTGGTGCTCATCTCGCATGCGCAAAACCAGCTCCGGTTGTACGCGCGAGGGGTCGAGCAGGCGCGGGTGGAGGTGGGGTTCGGCCAGGGCGAGGGGCCCAAGCAGGAGCGAGGCGACAACCGCACGCCCGTGGGCATGTACTTCATCGTGCAGACGGTGCGCGGGAACATCACCGGGCCGTACTCGGCCTATTACGGGGGCCACTGGCTGCGGGTGAACTACCCGAACCCGTGGGACGCGAGCCGGGGCGTGAAGCACGGGTGGCTCACGGAGAAGGCGCGCGAGAAGATTGCCCGCGCGTGGACGGCGCGTGAGGCGACGGACGCGAGCACCCGGTTGGGCAGCGGCATCGGTTTCCACGGCTGGTCGGGGGAGTGGTCCCTGGAAGAGAGCGGCGGGCGGCTGTCCTGGGGCTGCGTCGTGTTCCACCCGGGTGACATCACCACGCTGTACGAGCGGATGCCCAAGGGCACCATGGTGGTCCTCTTCTAG